In Marinitoga hydrogenitolerans DSM 16785, the genomic window TATTATAAATGATTTTGATTATACTAAAAATAATGAAAAGATTATTGCATTATATAATCTAGCTTTTGATGAATTTACAAAAGAAAAAGATTATGACATAAAAGAAAAACTAATAACATTTTTAAAAAATCTTCATTCTAATATAGTAGATAAGATAAATTATTTTGATAACAATACTAACATAAAAAAATACGACTTAATATTCCAAAAATCAGAAGGTAGAAACCCTTATTTGTTTTTGGAATATTTTGTCAATAGATTAAAAGATGAGAAAAATATAGTCGGATTTTTGTTAACATTTATTGATAATTTATTTGAAGATGATTTTGAACAATTGTTAGAACTACTCTTAAAAATAAGACGTATTAGGAAAGATATAAGTACTGATAAAGAAAAAGCTGTGATTGAATTATTAATTGGAGATATATTAACAAAAAACGGAAGATTCAATGAAGCTAAAACAAGATATAAGAAAGCTGTAAATTTGGAAAAATCTCTTGCAAAATTCGTACAGGTATTAATAGAAGATATTTTAACTCAGATGAATCCTAAAGAACTGATTCCAGCATATGTAGAACTAAAAGAAGAAATGAGTAAAAAAACTGAATTATTTTTTGATATTAATATTTTTGATCACAGAGAAATATCATTATTTGATTATTACTTTGGTGAAACTTTTCCAGAATTAAAATACGTATATTGTATAAAGATGAAAAATGATAACAAAAAATTATATGAATCACAACTGAAAAAAGTATATAATACAACAAAAAATAATTATTTTAAAGCTTTCGTAAGTTTAAGATTATATAATTATTTCAAAGAAAATAACAAATTTGACGAAGCAAAAAAATATCTCAAATATGCCCTTGAATTAAATCCTATATTAGCTGATTTAAGTAATGGACATTATTTATACACAGGCTTTTACTTTGAAGAAAATATAAAGGAAAAAGAAGATAAGATAGTTAACGTATTAAATATAGGTGAAATAATATCATTAATGCCTATTGTAAATCCTATAAAAACATGGTATGAATCTGAAAAAACAGGCTTAAATTATGTTTCTCCAATCCCAACATATAGTTCTATGAAAAGTTTTGATAATTATTTGAAAAATTATTCTAAATATTTTAATTCAATTTATCCTGATCCTTTAAAAAATAAAAAACTGAATTATATACTTTCTGAGTACCAAATAGATAATTTGTTAGAAATTAATTCTATCACCCCATTTTTTAAAAAAGAACATATTTCAATATCAAATTTAGAATATATTGAAGACAGAAAATATAACAAACAATTTGATTTAATAGTATTTTTTAATCCTGAATATTCTAGAAAATTAATAGATGATATTAATTATTTAAGGGCATTAACAAATCACTTATTAGTTATTTTTAACCTAAATGAAAATATATTTCTAAAAGACCCAAGAGCTTTTTGGTATTTAGATGCAAAAAGAATAAATAAATTTTTCAACTATTTAGCACCATCATCTTTTGAGTTTATTAATGATAAATTCCTTCTTGTAAAATACGAAAATTTAAAATGATTTATTAGAATAAAACACAAAAAAGATATGGAGGTGGATATTGTGTCATTAAAAAATCCTATTTTAAAAGAAGCAAAATCAAAAATGGACAAAACAGTTAAACATTTGGAAGAAGAATACAAAAAACTTAGAACAGGAAGACCTTCTCCAGCTATGTTTGAAGAAATTATGGTAGATTATTATGGAACACCAACACCTATAAATCAAACCGCAACATTAACAGTTGGTGAAGATAGAACAGTTGTTATAACACCATGGGATAAAACTTTATGTTCAAAAATCGAAAAAGCTATAAATGCTGCTAATTTGGGAATGATGGCTTCAACTGATGGTATTGTTGTTAGAGTTAAGTTTCCTAATCCAACAGTAGAAGATAGAAAAAAGTGGGTAAAACACGCAAAAGAACTCTCTGAAGAATTTAAAATCGCTTTAAGAAATATAAGAAGAGAAGACATGAAAATCATTAAAGAAAAACAAAAAAATGGAGAACTACCTGAAGACGAAGCAAAAAAACTTGAAGAAGAAGTACAAAAAATATTAAAAGAACACGAGAGTAGAATAGACGAAGTATTCCACAAAAAAGAAAAGGAGATTATGGAATCTTGAAAATACCTAAACATGTTGGAATAATAATGGATGGAAATGGCCGATGGGCTAAACAAAGAGGTTTAAAAAGAACCATGGGACATGAACGTGGTGCAAAAGTTGCTGAAGATGTAATACAATGGGCGTCTGATATTGGTATAAGGTATCTTACCTTATACTCTTTTTCTACAGAGAATTGGAAAAGGCCCAAAGAAGAAGTTTCTTTCCTTTTTTCGCTTATGGTAAGATATTTAGAATCAAGATTAAATAAAATAATAAGAGAAAATGTTAGAGTAAGATTCATAGGAAGAATTGAAGAACTTCCAGAAAATGTTTTTAATGTATGCAAACGAATAGAAGAAAAAAGTAAAAACAACTCAAAAATTGATGTTATTTTAGCAGTAAACTATGGTGGTCGTAGAGAAATAGTTGATGCTGTTAATAATTTAATCTCAAATAATATAAAAAATATAACTATTGAAGATTTATCAAAAAACTTATATCTTCCTGATATCCCCGATCCAGAGTTAATAATTAGAACATCCGGTGAAATACGTATAAGTAATTTTCTTCTATGGCAAATTGCTTATTCAGAGTTATATTTTACTGATACTCTGTGGCCAGATTTTACAAAGAAAGATTTAGAAATGGCCATAAAAGATTTTTCTAATAGAAATAGACGTTTTGGAAGCATTTCATCTGATGAAGGATGTGACTGAATTGGCAATAAATAAAAAAAATCTCCTTATTAGAACACTTTCAGGACTCATTTTGGGACCAGCTGTTGTTTTTTCTTTTTTTTCTTTACCAACTTCAATAGGGTTGGTTACATCTATAATATTAATCACAGCATTAGAATATTTCGAAATGACATTAAAAAATTTCAAATATGAATTTAAAGTTTTTCTCTCTATAATGATGGCATTAACAAGTGCTGTTTATGGTTTTTCTTTAAGAGCTTATTATTCTGGATTAGTCATTTTTGATCCTATTACTATATATTTAATTTCTATTATATTAGTTTCAGGCTTTTCTTTAATATATTTAAAAAACACAAATAAATATAAAATTGTTATTGAAAGTTATACTTTTGGACTTATTTTAATTTCTTTATTTCTATCATACTTTTATCACATAATTTTAAATTATGGAGCAACAACTGGTATATTAGTTTTAACTACTGTATGGATATATGATGCTGGGGCATATTTTGTTGGGCTGAATATAGGAAAACATAAATTATCTCCAAATTATTCTCCTAAAAAAAGTATAGAAGGATTGATTGGGGGAATTGTTCTAACTTATCTTTATATAATTTTTTACGAATACATAAGATCTCAATTTAATTTAAATATTATAAATCAATTTCAAGCCATTTTTTTTGCAATTTTGGTTGGTATAGTTGATACTATCGGTGATCTTACTGAATCATCTTTTAAACGTACATTTAATTTAAAGGACTCTGGTGAAACGTTACCCGGACATGGAGGAATGTACGATAGAATAGATGGACTATTATATTTAACACCATCTTTTTATTTTTTAATGAAAATTTTTGGTATATAATGGAGGGATTAAATGAATTCAAAAGAAATAAGAAAAGCATTTTTAGATTACTTTGAGAAAAATGATCATAAAATAATGAAAAGTTTCCCTTTAATTCCTAGTGATCCACAATTACTATTTACAGT contains:
- a CDS encoding phosphatidate cytidylyltransferase, which encodes MAINKKNLLIRTLSGLILGPAVVFSFFSLPTSIGLVTSIILITALEYFEMTLKNFKYEFKVFLSIMMALTSAVYGFSLRAYYSGLVIFDPITIYLISIILVSGFSLIYLKNTNKYKIVIESYTFGLILISLFLSYFYHIILNYGATTGILVLTTVWIYDAGAYFVGLNIGKHKLSPNYSPKKSIEGLIGGIVLTYLYIIFYEYIRSQFNLNIINQFQAIFFAILVGIVDTIGDLTESSFKRTFNLKDSGETLPGHGGMYDRIDGLLYLTPSFYFLMKIFGI
- a CDS encoding isoprenyl transferase, with product MKIPKHVGIIMDGNGRWAKQRGLKRTMGHERGAKVAEDVIQWASDIGIRYLTLYSFSTENWKRPKEEVSFLFSLMVRYLESRLNKIIRENVRVRFIGRIEELPENVFNVCKRIEEKSKNNSKIDVILAVNYGGRREIVDAVNNLISNNIKNITIEDLSKNLYLPDIPDPELIIRTSGEIRISNFLLWQIAYSELYFTDTLWPDFTKKDLEMAIKDFSNRNRRFGSISSDEGCD
- the frr gene encoding ribosome recycling factor — encoded protein: MEVDIVSLKNPILKEAKSKMDKTVKHLEEEYKKLRTGRPSPAMFEEIMVDYYGTPTPINQTATLTVGEDRTVVITPWDKTLCSKIEKAINAANLGMMASTDGIVVRVKFPNPTVEDRKKWVKHAKELSEEFKIALRNIRREDMKIIKEKQKNGELPEDEAKKLEEEVQKILKEHESRIDEVFHKKEKEIMES
- a CDS encoding glycosyltransferase family 2 protein → MNQKLISACIMAKNEEQNIERCLNSIKDFCDEIIFVDTGSTDNTVEIAKKYTNKIYFFPWNGNFSDARNETLKYATSEWVFIVDADEEASENLRNNIRSFLKSLEKDIVAVYIPTVNYLDFDKKHSEIASTARFFKNGKVKYENIVHNQPVYKGKTIKVDLELLHYGYIWTRLRRKQKTERTLALIEKYLEENPEDEYYLIQYMKTLSIAQKHIEKMKVGYKIAQKVLKSARKKDYKPIPMTVEFIFLWGIELMNKGYWDEAEKWFKLGSRWNLDAFYGLMNVYYNKRDWENLKLAAYDFLKYLNIFENRRSEITWSMQSLFKKNEGLAYLAMAKIKTKDFENLKNIINDFDYTKNNEKIIALYNLAFDEFTKEKDYDIKEKLITFLKNLHSNIVDKINYFDNNTNIKKYDLIFQKSEGRNPYLFLEYFVNRLKDEKNIVGFLLTFIDNLFEDDFEQLLELLLKIRRIRKDISTDKEKAVIELLIGDILTKNGRFNEAKTRYKKAVNLEKSLAKFVQVLIEDILTQMNPKELIPAYVELKEEMSKKTELFFDINIFDHREISLFDYYFGETFPELKYVYCIKMKNDNKKLYESQLKKVYNTTKNNYFKAFVSLRLYNYFKENNKFDEAKKYLKYALELNPILADLSNGHYLYTGFYFEENIKEKEDKIVNVLNIGEIISLMPIVNPIKTWYESEKTGLNYVSPIPTYSSMKSFDNYLKNYSKYFNSIYPDPLKNKKLNYILSEYQIDNLLEINSITPFFKKEHISISNLEYIEDRKYNKQFDLIVFFNPEYSRKLIDDINYLRALTNHLLVIFNLNENIFLKDPRAFWYLDAKRINKFFNYLAPSSFEFINDKFLLVKYENLK